Sequence from the Zeugodacus cucurbitae isolate PBARC_wt_2022May chromosome 5, idZeuCucr1.2, whole genome shotgun sequence genome:
gacaattaaaaaaattataataaaatattaaatactacaaaaaatattttaaaaatattatgaaaaaatattgaaatgttttacaaaaaattcaaaaataaaaaaaggatattaaatattatattataaaaaatatatgcaaaaatgtaaaaatgaaaatatattttttaaaaatatataaaaaattatgaaaaattaataaaaacacccATTCGCACCCACATGCACACCACAAATATTAATTCAGTCACGTTTAGCTAAAAACTTACAGCCTAATTCAACGTCTAAAAATATAACGCCCAAAACTACAACGTCCCAATTGGCCTTCATGGATTAAAGTTAACACTCAGATGCTGCAAACacgcacaaacatacacatccAAACAAATCAACCCACCCACCCCCTTTGCTTGACTTACTTACGATTCACATAATGAGTCTCGGCGTTGTGCTGATGCTGATGAATATGCGCTTGAGGCTTAGTTTAGTGTAGAAAATGCTGCCGCCGCACACTCACACGCGTATCACGTCGCCCGGCGTCGATTTCGACTTGGATGTCAGTTCGCTGAGACTGCCAGCTAGTGAGTCGTGCTCGTTGTCGCTATCTAGGCCAGCAGCACTGTGCGCGCTTGTGCTCGCCGCCGTCGCTGCGTTAACTGTGGCGGCCGCGCCTGTTGTGACGCCACCCAAGCCATCGTCCAGCATGGTGGCCGCATATGCTGCCGCCGCGTCGTCACCAGTCTTGTCGCTCAGCAGCAAGCTGTGCGGTCATCTCAGCGATTCGCGTCACATAAAGACGTCAGCGCCAGCGCCGACCATGCCGCCCGCTTTGCGCGGCGTCGTCGGTACGCCATGTGGACAGTGCGTCGCTGTGCTGGCGTTCGAGGTGTTTACACCTGCCGCCGCAGCCGCAGCTGCACTCATTGCCTTCGACTCGTCTTCGAAGGTGACCATTTTCTCACGCGGTTTCATTAGGATCTGCATTTGCTGCGGTGGTGGCGGTTGCCCGGTGCAAATGAGCGTCTGTGGCGGACCCAGCTGGAGGCCGTGCGGTAGACCGCCGCCCATGCTCATGCCGCCGCCATGTTGTATGGTGGGCGAATAGCGACGCGGCGGTGGCAGCGCTAAATCGCCGACGCCCGACAAATTGAACTCGCTTATGCTGCGCGGCACGAAGTACTCCATGTGGTGCTCCGGTATGCCGGTGGAGCGTCTAATGGGTGTGTTACGTTGGAATGCGGAACCTGCCGAACGGCGCGGCAGCGAACTGTACTGTGTGAGCGTATGCGCCGGTCCGAAGAACATCGTCTGGTGGTGACCCAGTGTGTTACCGCCAAAGCCGCCAAGTTGTGCTGGCATATTTGCATTGCCATTGCTGCTGTTaccgccgccaccgccacccAATGCGAGCAGCTCAGCAGCGGGTCGTTGTCAAGAGGACTTTGGCGTAACCGCTACAGAGACGAGCGCAACATCCTCACCCTGCGGCATGACGTGGTCCTGCACGCTGAACTTGCGTAGCCACATCACAATCTCGGTCTGTATGAGACTGAAGCACATGGCCACCACCGCCATGCCGACGAGTATGTACGCGGAGGCGAGATACAGTGTAAGGTTGCCGGTGGGCGCCAGTTCGCCGAAACCGATGGTGCCCAGCGAGGTGAAGCAGAAGTAGAGCGCCTCCAAAACGCTCCAGTTTTGCAGTTTGTGGAAGAGCACTGCGCCCGAGGTGACATAGCAGACCAGCACCATGACGCATATGGAGATTGGCACGCTGGGACTGTGTGACGACGCATGCATGCCCACACCCATTGAACCGCTGTGATGGTAGGCGGGCTTCGGCATGCCGTAGTGATGTAGCTTCCCGCTGCCACCGCCGCTGTGGTGATAATGCTTGTTCGCCCCTTTGCCGCCGCTGTCATTCGGTGGCAACTTGCCGTTGCCGCTGTTAGCGCTACCGCCACCGTTATTGCCAGCATTGCCGGCGCCGCTGCCACTGCTCACAGCGCTTTTGGAGCGCGCTTTGCGGAAGAGGCAGCGCATGGCGGCGGAGAGACCCTCACCCATGGCGGATAGGTACAGCAGCACGATGGGTATGCCGAAGAGCGCATAGATGAGTGCGGCGATGCGGCCCCACTGTGTGCGCGGAGAGATGCCACCGTAACCtggaaaaagagagagagaggatatttagattttaaattgacaataaatagaataattaattgtgtatatttatttaataaaagtaaattaaggCGCTTGTAAGTTTCCTTCCAAAGCGCCGCAAAAAATGCAATTACGCGCTGAAATGTATGCAACAGCAAATTTGAATGCCTGTGGTTACTTTGACACGCCCTGACTGGCGCATTGGAATTGGTCCCTTTGTGAAGGTTATTGCATTGTGGCCGGAAGACAATTGAAATCGTGTTTATGTGTTATAAGGTCTGTAAGAAATGTTTACTCTAAACCTCAATTGGATGTCGAAATGGCTCTGTAGGTCTTCGAGGAGCTTAAACTCGAACTAAGAGAGCTGAGTTATCGTTAGAAGACAGTTGTGGATAAGCTATCGATAGATTAAAGGATTAATCAACTACAAGTAGACCCTCTACCATAAGTACGGTGTCTCATTTTCCTACTGGGCCAATTGTGACTCGTTTGCGGTCACCACAGTCAGTCGTCTGCTATGTTACGCTAATAtagacataaatacatacatgatGTGCAAATCTAAATATCTTATGCAtgattacacacacatacaccaaaacatttacatatatgcatgtatgtgtatgtaaatacccTTTCAGGCTTTCAAACAGCCACAGGCCCATTTCCGTCAGCGAATCTGCCACTTAAGCAACTGTTACTAAATACCATACTTTGCCGTAATTTAGCCACCGGGGCAGTGAGCCAACAAGACAGACAATAAAtgaacacacacagagacagagGCCTGTCTCTGCCACATTGAGCCCTTTGTAAGTAAGCTGGGCGTGGTGTGGTGCGGTGTGGTGTGTGTATAAATTTGGTCAGTCGGGTATATTTTGCTGGGATTTAACGTCGGTCAACTGTTGCGAAGTCACGGCAACGCCGATGGGGCATAGTTGTGCACTACTAAGTGTTAAGCTCAATTTATCCAAGTGTGCATGTGTCTATGTGTCTGTGTTTCTATATTTCTATGTTTTCTATGTAGCGCTAGTGTAGTTAGTTTGCACATATGCCGCCGACACTTAAGCGCTGCTCTGCGGCACTTAAACAAACACATGCATTCGCTAGCGCGCGGCGGCAGCACACGTACGCCTCGAGGCTGTGACCGCACGTTCCGTACTACGTCCGGACCCTTCATTAGCTTTTATGCTAATACTTAATTATACATATCAACATACATGCGTGTGCAAGTTTTATGCGACGGCGCCTGTGTGTATGCTTTGATGAGATATTTTACTAGTTCTGCTGTTTTCACTGCCTTTGTGTGTGCGTCTCCGTGTGTGACCTCAAATGGTGGCAAGTTTTAAAGTGAATTACCGCTAAATGCCGGTAGAATGGAGTTTCTAGGAAATATTTCAGTGCTGGTCACGTTTCATCGTTTGAAATTCAACggctttcaaaattatttaacggATGTTATGAGTATGACACGTAACTTCAAAATTTGGGCGAAAACCCTTTGGCTGAAAAGGGTATAGTGGCAAAACTCTAATTTCAGAgaaatttacatatgaatagctacatacatatatttggaagTACAGGGTTAATGCTAATCCAAAGTCGTTAGCATTAAAcagaatttttgacaaaaatgtaagaaaaccTGTTGTcccaaaataatgaaaaacgaTGTTTTAGATTAAAAAAGTATCAAGAATACAACATACATTTTTTGGCATCCCCAAACTGTATTTTACAATTGTcccaaatattttacttaaattctACCTGGCCCAAATCCAATTGTATTTGAAATGCTAACTCTAAATAACTATTTCAACAGCGACGAAATATTTTTGCTgagtttttttccacaaaaacatcACAATTTCTTTGtcccaaaaatttattattattaattattggcAGGATCGTTGTAAACACTAACAAAAActcaaatagcaacaaaaacgaaCGAATATCTCCGAAATATCAAATATAGCAAgttccaaatatttttcgtcTGTCCCAAAATTGCCACAAAAATTTCCCAAATCCAagtgtatttaaaattattttttcaaaaagctattTCAACTGTGAGCAAATTCATTTTTCtcggattttttaataaaaattgaataattttatttgtcccaaaataaataaatagcaacaaTATGTAAcgaatgtattaaaaatatcaaataaagcatgcccaattttttttcttgtgtcAAAAAATTGTCCCAATTTATTTACCCAAACTAAATGTGTCCCAAAATCAAGTGTTATTGAAGTTCTTACTACAAATACTTATTTCAACTACGAATATATGCTTTCTGCTCagtattttctcaaaaatatcatcATTTTATTTGTCCTAAAATATCAAAAGCGTTCAATTTATCGGCAGAAACActtattaaaagcttaaaaagcaataatatgtaccgaatgttttcaaaatatcaaaaatgttatGTCCCAAATGATTTTCTTGTGTCCCAAAAttgtcacaatttttttttttagttttaaaaagtgGGTAAAAGTCAGACAAGTTACtgctaagaaaaaatattttaattttcctatCGTTGGTAGTATTCGACAagtgttccaaatttttaaaaattaaatttttgagaaaaaaaaagcaGAATATATTTGTTCCAAAAAGTCAAAAGTGAACATGTTTCCTCCTCAGCTTAAGTAGAATGTTGTAAGTATATTCCCTGTCTTTTTAATTTGCAGGATTTCTTTGTAGGcttaataaacatatatatgtctgtAGATTTGTAAACACTCAAGTAAGTTTTTTTGCCAGTAAGCAAGCAAAATGTTCTCTAAATGCAACGCAAATAAAAATGGAACTAAAATTAATGGTCTCTTTAGCTACTCCGTTGAAAGAGTCATTTTCGGCACAAAAGAATGGCCACAATTACAACCGTAAACGCGCACATACACCGCACACCGAGAAGAGACGTGTGTAGACATGACCAGCTGCAGGCCGTGGAACCACTATTTTATACGCTTTTTATCA
This genomic interval carries:
- the LOC105212741 gene encoding LOW QUALITY PROTEIN: uncharacterized protein LOC105212741 (The sequence of the model RefSeq protein was modified relative to this genomic sequence to represent the inferred CDS: substituted 1 base at 1 genomic stop codon) codes for the protein MQKKPPLPLTAFIGGPTLIHASQSAISSSSSSSIGSGMCFPSSKSGSGGGGSNGGSGGGGGAGEKQRGAGGLCGCQKAPKSHCISATGVLLLVLLYTAMGSIIFVTLEGELDDTSALETAVAASKKFPRTELANEQIRSRTVDRLWSITEDLNILYKENWTRLAAQEVQHFQETLLRAVRQSKIYQPGEQMNPPTHKWTYASAFLYSLTLITTIGYGGISPRTQWGRIAALIYALFGIPIVLLYLSAMGEGLSAAMRCLFRKARSKSAVSSGSGAGNAGNNGGGSANSGNGKLPPNDSGGKGANKHYHHSGGGSGKLHHYGMPKPAYHHSGSMGVGMHASSHSPSVPISICVMVLVCYVTSGAVLFHKLQNWSVLEALYFCFTSLGTIGFGELAPTGNLTLYLASAYILVGMAVVAMCFSLIQTEIVMWLRKFSVQDHVMPQGEDVALVSVAVTPKSSXQRPAAELLALGGGGGGNSSNGNANMPAQLGGFGGNTLGHHQTMFFGPAHTLTQYSSLPRRSAGSAFQRNTPIRRSTGIPEHHMEYFVPRSISEFNLSGVGDLALPPPRRYSPTIQHGGGMSMGGGLPHGLQLGPPQTLICTGQPPPPQQMQILMKPREKMVTFEDESKAMSAAAAAAAGVNTSNASTATHCPHGVPTTPRKAGGMVGAGADVFM